The genomic segment CCGAGCTCGCTGCAAGCACCCCTAACCAGACCCACCACAGCATGTTTCGATGCCGAATAAGCATGCGGGCCGGCGCCTCCGAGACTGGCTGCAATGCTGGATGTGCAGATGATGGACCCCTTGATCTTTCTATCCACCATGGCACGGGCAGCGTGCTTTATAGTCGAGGCGACGCCACGCACATTCGTAGCCATGACATCATCCAATCCTTGAATATCAAGGTCGAGTATACTCGTTAAGGGTCCCAGAATTCCTGCATTACTGAACATGACATCGAGACTGTTATATGTTTCAAGGGTGTAGCTGATGGTCTCAACCACTTGTTTTTCATCTCGTACGTCGCAGTAGCGATAGCTCACTTTATCGGAGTTGATCGAAGAAACAAGCCGGCTCCCTAATTCATCTTGTACGTCAGCCACCACGACGGCCGCCCCGTGCTCGGCAAATAATCGTACCGCGGCCTCACCGATGCCGCTCGCACCGCCTGTGATCACAGCCACTTTACCCTCCAACCtatatatatgaatcatatataaaaaactgaagaatttcaaaatatgtacatacatatataatcgAGAAGGGGCCGAGCGGTGCGCTCACCTTAGCTTTGACATACCGAAGCAAGATTTGTGAAATGAAGCTTGCAATTAGCTTGGTTGAATAACTTGAATGCCAAATATAATATAGACTACTTTAATAGAGTAGCACAGCGCAGATCCACTTATACGCCGGGTTAAAAGGTCTTTGAATATTGAATATTACCAGTACTAGTAGACATGGGTTGAATTTTCACTGTATTTATATTCATCTAGGGACCAAGCAACAAATTAGTTAAAAAATATCTAAAATATAAATACaaactaataaaaaataatttttttataaatatgtaTTGAATTgtataacattttaaaatatacaaaCATGCACACGTAAATATTCACGGTACGCGAAGAAGAAATCAATTATATTATAACGTAAATTTttacattaattatttattttgataacTTGCTACATTTCCTTTATTTTCTTTCTGAAATGATCTTCTGGTAAGTTCATGACTAAATCACCACTTAGATCTAACTTAAGATAGAGAAGACACGATTCTAGTACATAAGTAAATAATCCAAGTGGAAGTCATGCTTGAATTCGGTTTTATTTTACTGCTTGACAACCATGTGCAACAAGTTGAGGGGGGAATAAGGTCCAGTGGATATCAATTCAGACCACCTATGATATAAAAGAAGTGACGCAGACGAAAACCAGTGTCCACTGAAATCTCTTTTCTTTCTTTGTATAGAAGGGTTACAAAAAATTTCGGCAGCTCGTCTAGGTTATAAATGCATTCTGCTTGTACATGTAATTGAATGTGAAGTTAAAAAAACATCAGTTAGAGAAAGCACACTAGGAATATTTTTCAGCATCTTCCAAGGACATAAAATGGATGCTTTCTTTATGTCTTTATTCGTCATCCTCAAGGCCTGGAATGTACTCCAAACTAACATCGAATACAACTGGACTGTTTGCAGCCACTCTTGGCCTCCCTGGAGCTGAGGCGAGTCCTTTGGGAAATGCTAACTGATCATACAACAGAAatatatgttatatgttttCATAGATTTTATTGTATCTGATTCGTTTCAAGCATCTACATTTTGTTCTCTAGTTCAAACAAAATAACAGGTTTTAACGTGCTTACTGGTCCCGGAATGTAGAGACGACGTTTTCCTCCTGCTTTCATGGTCAGAATCCCTTCGTCAAGTCCTTTGATTACCTGTACTTGGGCATTTCAGCTTTTTTTAGCAATGGGCATGTtgaatacacacacacacacagagaaCATGATCACAGTTAAATCATCTCAAATGAAAGCGAAACTCCTTGGCAACTCACCTGACCAGAGCCAACACGGAAAATGTAAAACTGGCCTTTCTCCAGAGAACTAGAAGTTCAAATAACAAGAAATCACTAGGTATAAGTACTTCATCTACCGTGATGGCAAAGTACCAGAGATGCTACAGTATAATAGTGAGTGAGAAACAAGTTGCATGCGAAACAATTACCTGTCGAATACTTGGCCCGATGGAACCATGGCAACATAGTTTGCTGCAACCTATATTAAAATGGATATGTTATTGTGTTAGTATATGTAGAAATAATCACTGTAATTAATATGACATCGGTGAGCATTTCTTTTacccattaattaatatttgatatgtCAACCAATATCcacacataaaaataatattgctGGTGTAACAGCTTCGCCAGCATTAAgcataaaaacaattattaagATGTAATTAATATAAACATCAAATTTTGGCATCATTAGATATTAAACTTATCATAGTAACCTTCACTTCAAAATTTTTGCATTCATTGGTCATTCGTTTTTCCTATACTAGTCATATTTAACAGGGAAAGAAGAATTTATTGTATGCATTCCTACAAAAGCCACTCACAAACAAATATAGAGCTGAAACAAACATGTTTCGCAATTTACAACCAAGAGTCATAAGAGCAGAGTTGGAGAAGAATGAATCGGAAATCATGTTGGCAACTAAAAAATTTGACCTcattcatattttattattataatgattTTGGAATATAATTGGAAATAGGAAGGAAGGAGCATGCTTCAATGTGGAAACGAGGGCATAAATGCAGA from the Primulina tabacum isolate GXHZ01 chromosome 16, ASM2559414v2, whole genome shotgun sequence genome contains:
- the LOC142528588 gene encoding short-chain dehydrogenase reductase 3b-like, coding for MSKLRLEGKVAVITGGASGIGEAAVRLFAEHGAAVVVADVQDELGSRLVSSINSDKVSYRYCDVRDEKQVVETISYTLETYNSLDVMFSNAGILGPLTSILDLDIQGLDDVMATNVRGVASTIKHAARAMVDRKIKGSIICTSSIAASLGGAGPHAYSASKHAVVGLVRGACSELGAYGIRVNCISPYGVATPLACNAFGLEPAEVEANSCKTANLKGIVLKAKHVAEAALFLASDESAYVSGQNLAVDGGFSVVSHSY